The following coding sequences are from one Pedosphaera parvula Ellin514 window:
- a CDS encoding type I polyketide synthase, which translates to MNTNFPDMESSLHNSDQVPTNYKIAVIGMAGRFPGAKNVDTFWHNLRNGVESIKFFTDEELTRAGVPSALLKNPDFVKAYPALDEMESFDAGFFGLSPRDASIMDPQHRQFLECAWEALEHAGCDPETYPGTIGVFAGSGRVSYLTYHLLPNSALMESVGEFLLRHTGNDKDFLATRVSYEFNLKGPSLNVQTACSTSLVAIHLACQSLLMGECDTALAGGVTILLPQDQGYVYREGEVLSPDGHCRAFSADAKGTVFGNGAGVVVLKRLEDAMRDGDSIMAIIRGSAINNDGSMKGGYLAPSVSGQAEVVAAAMAVAGVDAESISYVEMHGTGTPVGDPIEVTALTQAFRKSTDKTQFCGIGSVKTNIGHVDTAAGTASFIKTVLALRNRQIPANLHFEAPNTEIDFVNSPFFVNSKLTDWKAGETPRRAGVNSLGIGGTNAHLILEEAPEALPSGSSRPQQLLVLSAKTDTALENATKNLIGYLKENPQLKLADVAFTLQTGRKRFNHRRLVVSENVEDAIKALEEADPKRVFTSTTEHKGRPVAFMFTGQGAQYVNMGRELYELEPAFRETVDRCSKLLQAHLGQDLRTILFPSPELADWASTQIHQTAITQPALFVIEYALAMLWMQWGLQPQAMIGHSIGEYVAACLAKVFSLEDALTLVAARGRLMQEQPGGAMIAVPLSEARLLPYLNERISLAAINGPELCVLSGPFEAIKSVEKQLEEKDIAVHRLHTSHAFHSAMMEPMLKPFAEKIRKIRLQLPQIPFLSNVTGTWITEEEATDPGYWLRHAREAVRFSEGLQTLLQESDQVLVEVGPGRTLSRLTMRHPAKNIDQIVLTSLRHPEDQHSDLTFLLQSLGRAWAAGVNVDWTGFYARERRSRVCLPTYPFEHQRYWIERGELSFASEAGRNGLSKKTDLTDWFYQPSWKRSPLPLPTGAAATKKCCWLIFEDQSGLGTRFRQQLEASAKESMAEQVKASEVVSVRIGGRFWKMSDNLFIIDPHKPADYWRLLKELTEAGRVPERIVHLWNASPDEDNSAQPVLNQRTSNYSFHSLLFLAQAIGQVGWTHPMQLAIISQGMQALAGESVRQPAKALLLGPCKVIPREFPNLLCRSIDVMLPEPGSQEEQRLLRQIELEFDAVPEDRVVAYRGSGRWVQTYEAVRLEGVTEKTSTSQAAPSAEQVVRPISIPAIRSGGVYLITGGLGGLGLEMAGHLAKKAPVKLVLVGRTGLPRREDWESTLTSTDPGSKVHRTIKQLQALEASGAEVMVAAADVSKREEMQPVLEKVWQRFGAIHGVIHAAGVLNDCLIQMKTPDGAERVFAPKVTATLLLEELLANTKLDFLLLCSSVSALAGVPGQVDYCAANAFLDAFAQWKTAKDGTWTVAINWGAWQEVGMAAELAARANSDQSLPDGLSRHPLLAGHVTSNPEQPEEKVFSNELSIQRYWVLSEHKFQGGEAVIPGTTYLEMARAAFQKYNEGGPVELRDVLFIAPLEIRPSETKPVRLRLKQGNDASEFVIESRRGMDWQEHARGAVAQFDPGKPHRVSLPDILSQCNREEKIFTGPRPETREDRYFFLGQRWNSLKRIHFGTDQAVAYMELPEQFLADLNVFKMHPAMLDWATSFALHLVEGYEQSELMYIPFSYKRLRLHAPLPGRIYSHARCLEPSNSAMPTFHLTITDPDGVVIVEVEEFSMKGIQPMDHDKRRANLERSAGAPALQFDLSEAISPAEGLAALDRILYQPGLPQVIVSPQDLTAWLKQFNQSSEPSGSSEKPDTAVSATANRQARPNLATAYLAPRDGLEQALVKVWEEALGLEGIGIEDNFFELGGHSLLLTQTITRMRKLLPVEISVRKLFARPSIAAIVDEIAKAPTLAPSDQAPSLVAVPRETLRARSTQKQAKPLESL; encoded by the coding sequence ATGAATACAAACTTTCCCGACATGGAGAGTAGTCTCCACAATTCGGATCAAGTCCCCACCAATTATAAGATCGCGGTTATCGGCATGGCCGGGCGTTTCCCCGGGGCTAAGAATGTGGACACGTTTTGGCACAACCTGCGGAATGGTGTTGAGTCGATTAAATTTTTTACAGATGAGGAACTAACGCGGGCCGGGGTACCGTCGGCCTTGCTAAAGAATCCCGATTTTGTGAAAGCCTACCCGGCTTTGGATGAGATGGAGTCTTTCGATGCAGGATTTTTCGGGCTCAGCCCGCGAGATGCCTCCATCATGGATCCACAGCATCGTCAGTTCCTGGAATGCGCCTGGGAGGCGTTGGAACATGCCGGCTGCGATCCGGAAACCTATCCCGGGACCATCGGTGTGTTCGCCGGCAGCGGCCGGGTTTCGTATCTCACCTATCATTTGCTGCCCAATAGCGCATTGATGGAATCTGTGGGAGAATTTCTCCTGCGGCACACTGGCAACGACAAGGATTTCCTGGCCACTCGGGTATCGTATGAATTCAACCTTAAAGGGCCCAGCCTCAACGTGCAAACGGCTTGTTCCACATCGCTGGTGGCGATTCATTTGGCCTGTCAAAGCCTGCTCATGGGGGAATGCGACACAGCGCTTGCGGGTGGTGTGACCATTCTTTTGCCGCAGGACCAAGGTTATGTCTATCGGGAAGGGGAAGTTCTTTCACCAGATGGGCATTGCCGCGCATTTTCCGCGGATGCAAAAGGCACCGTGTTCGGCAACGGGGCCGGAGTGGTGGTCTTGAAGCGACTGGAAGACGCAATGCGCGATGGTGATTCCATCATGGCCATCATTCGCGGATCGGCGATAAATAACGATGGCTCCATGAAGGGTGGATATCTTGCACCTAGTGTGAGTGGACAGGCTGAGGTAGTCGCTGCGGCCATGGCTGTGGCTGGCGTGGATGCAGAAAGCATCTCGTACGTTGAAATGCATGGGACCGGCACACCTGTTGGGGATCCGATTGAAGTGACGGCGCTCACGCAAGCCTTTCGCAAATCCACCGACAAGACACAATTTTGTGGCATCGGCTCGGTGAAAACCAACATTGGTCATGTGGATACAGCCGCCGGGACGGCCAGCTTCATCAAGACAGTGTTGGCGCTGCGAAACCGGCAAATACCAGCCAACCTGCATTTCGAGGCACCTAATACGGAGATCGACTTCGTCAACAGTCCCTTCTTCGTGAATAGCAAACTAACCGATTGGAAAGCGGGTGAAACGCCCCGCCGGGCAGGGGTCAATTCACTCGGCATCGGCGGCACGAATGCCCACCTGATTCTCGAGGAGGCACCGGAAGCATTGCCATCGGGATCATCCCGGCCGCAGCAACTGTTGGTGCTCTCAGCCAAAACCGACACGGCTCTGGAGAACGCCACGAAAAATCTCATCGGATATTTGAAAGAAAACCCGCAACTGAAGCTGGCCGACGTGGCCTTCACCCTGCAAACCGGCCGGAAACGATTCAACCATCGGCGACTGGTGGTCAGCGAAAACGTCGAAGATGCCATCAAAGCTTTGGAAGAGGCTGACCCGAAACGCGTCTTCACCAGCACAACAGAACACAAAGGGCGCCCTGTGGCCTTTATGTTCACCGGACAAGGGGCGCAGTATGTGAACATGGGGCGGGAACTCTACGAACTTGAACCCGCCTTCCGGGAGACTGTGGATCGTTGTTCGAAATTACTTCAGGCACACCTCGGCCAGGATTTACGGACGATTCTCTTTCCCAGCCCCGAACTGGCCGACTGGGCATCCACTCAAATTCACCAGACCGCCATAACCCAACCCGCCTTGTTTGTCATCGAATATGCGTTGGCGATGCTCTGGATGCAGTGGGGCCTGCAGCCTCAGGCGATGATTGGGCATAGCATTGGTGAGTATGTCGCAGCCTGTCTCGCAAAAGTGTTTTCCCTGGAGGATGCATTGACGCTGGTGGCCGCTCGTGGCCGACTCATGCAGGAGCAACCTGGCGGAGCCATGATAGCAGTGCCACTCTCGGAAGCCCGGTTACTCCCTTACCTTAATGAAAGGATTTCGCTGGCTGCGATAAATGGTCCGGAGCTCTGCGTCCTTTCGGGTCCCTTCGAAGCGATTAAATCAGTTGAAAAGCAACTGGAGGAAAAAGATATCGCTGTCCACCGGTTGCACACCTCGCACGCATTTCACTCGGCCATGATGGAACCGATGCTGAAACCATTCGCAGAGAAAATCCGCAAAATTCGATTGCAGCTGCCACAGATCCCGTTTCTGTCCAACGTGACTGGCACCTGGATTACCGAAGAGGAAGCCACAGATCCCGGATATTGGCTGAGACATGCCCGAGAGGCCGTACGCTTTTCTGAAGGCCTCCAGACACTTTTGCAAGAATCGGACCAAGTCCTGGTGGAAGTTGGACCGGGGCGCACATTGAGCCGTTTGACGATGCGGCATCCGGCCAAAAACATAGATCAAATAGTCCTTACTTCGTTGCGCCATCCGGAGGATCAGCATTCAGACCTCACTTTTCTGTTGCAATCTCTGGGGCGCGCATGGGCGGCGGGAGTGAATGTGGACTGGACCGGCTTTTACGCCCGGGAACGCCGGAGCCGCGTTTGCCTGCCAACCTACCCGTTCGAACATCAACGCTACTGGATTGAGCGCGGTGAACTGTCATTCGCGTCAGAGGCAGGCCGAAATGGGTTGTCCAAAAAAACCGATCTGACGGATTGGTTCTATCAGCCATCATGGAAACGATCTCCATTGCCGCTTCCAACCGGAGCGGCAGCCACCAAAAAATGCTGCTGGCTCATTTTTGAAGATCAATCCGGACTTGGAACACGATTCCGCCAGCAGCTGGAAGCATCAGCCAAGGAGTCCATGGCCGAGCAGGTCAAAGCTTCGGAGGTAGTCTCAGTCCGCATAGGCGGACGATTCTGGAAAATGAGCGATAACTTGTTCATTATTGATCCGCACAAACCAGCGGACTATTGGCGATTGCTCAAGGAACTTACTGAGGCGGGTCGTGTTCCAGAAAGGATTGTGCACCTCTGGAATGCAAGCCCGGATGAGGACAATTCAGCACAACCTGTGCTGAACCAGCGAACCAGTAATTACAGCTTTCACAGTCTATTGTTCCTGGCACAGGCCATCGGACAGGTCGGCTGGACTCACCCAATGCAACTCGCAATTATTTCACAGGGCATGCAAGCATTGGCTGGTGAGTCAGTTCGCCAACCCGCCAAGGCACTCTTGTTGGGACCATGCAAAGTGATTCCGCGCGAATTTCCCAACCTCCTATGTCGCAGCATTGATGTCATGCTCCCTGAGCCAGGCTCGCAGGAGGAACAGAGGCTGCTGCGCCAGATTGAGCTTGAGTTCGATGCCGTCCCTGAAGATCGAGTCGTGGCTTATCGCGGGTCCGGACGCTGGGTGCAGACCTATGAGGCAGTGCGGCTCGAAGGTGTAACTGAGAAAACCAGCACAAGTCAGGCTGCTCCATCAGCAGAACAGGTGGTGCGCCCAATTTCCATTCCTGCGATCAGATCCGGCGGCGTTTACCTCATTACTGGAGGGCTCGGTGGATTGGGGCTGGAAATGGCTGGCCACCTGGCCAAAAAAGCTCCGGTCAAGTTGGTCTTGGTTGGGCGGACTGGATTACCGCGGCGCGAAGATTGGGAAAGCACTCTTACCTCCACAGATCCTGGTTCCAAAGTCCACCGCACTATCAAACAATTGCAAGCACTCGAGGCAAGTGGTGCCGAAGTGATGGTCGCTGCCGCAGATGTTTCCAAACGGGAAGAGATGCAGCCAGTGCTCGAAAAAGTCTGGCAAAGATTCGGTGCCATTCACGGAGTGATTCATGCCGCTGGCGTTCTGAACGATTGCCTTATCCAAATGAAGACACCGGACGGAGCTGAACGCGTTTTCGCTCCGAAAGTCACCGCAACCCTGTTGTTGGAAGAATTGCTGGCGAATACGAAGCTCGATTTCCTGTTGCTCTGTTCTTCTGTGAGCGCGCTGGCTGGCGTGCCTGGGCAAGTGGATTACTGTGCAGCCAATGCGTTCCTCGATGCGTTCGCCCAATGGAAAACAGCGAAGGACGGCACCTGGACCGTGGCGATTAATTGGGGCGCGTGGCAGGAGGTCGGCATGGCGGCGGAACTGGCCGCCCGGGCAAACTCGGACCAATCGCTTCCCGATGGGCTGTCGCGGCATCCCTTGCTCGCCGGCCATGTCACATCGAACCCGGAGCAACCTGAAGAAAAGGTGTTCTCAAATGAGTTGTCAATCCAGCGTTACTGGGTTTTGAGCGAACACAAATTCCAGGGAGGCGAAGCCGTAATACCCGGCACCACTTATCTTGAAATGGCCCGGGCAGCATTCCAAAAATATAATGAAGGCGGACCGGTTGAGCTGCGTGATGTGCTCTTTATTGCTCCGCTCGAGATCAGACCTTCCGAGACAAAACCCGTGCGGCTGCGGCTAAAGCAAGGCAACGATGCTTCTGAATTCGTGATCGAAAGCCGCCGCGGAATGGATTGGCAGGAACATGCCCGCGGTGCCGTCGCCCAGTTCGATCCGGGAAAGCCTCACCGAGTTTCATTGCCGGACATTTTGAGCCAGTGCAACCGGGAGGAGAAAATTTTTACAGGTCCCAGACCAGAAACCCGCGAGGACCGTTACTTCTTTTTAGGCCAGCGTTGGAACAGTCTCAAACGAATCCATTTCGGCACCGATCAGGCCGTGGCGTACATGGAATTGCCTGAGCAATTCCTGGCCGATCTGAACGTATTCAAAATGCATCCCGCCATGCTGGATTGGGCCACCTCCTTCGCGCTACATCTGGTTGAAGGTTACGAACAGAGCGAGCTGATGTACATTCCATTCTCGTACAAACGGCTGCGCCTGCATGCGCCGCTGCCCGGGCGCATTTACAGTCACGCCCGTTGTCTTGAGCCTTCAAACAGTGCCATGCCCACATTCCATCTTACGATCACGGACCCGGATGGTGTGGTGATCGTGGAAGTCGAGGAATTCTCGATGAAAGGAATCCAACCAATGGACCATGACAAAAGGAGAGCCAACCTTGAGCGATCCGCTGGTGCTCCAGCGCTCCAGTTCGATCTGTCAGAAGCCATCTCGCCCGCAGAAGGTCTGGCTGCACTGGATCGGATTCTCTATCAACCAGGTCTTCCGCAAGTAATAGTTTCGCCGCAAGACCTGACTGCATGGTTGAAACAGTTCAACCAGAGTTCTGAGCCGTCCGGTTCGTCTGAGAAACCGGACACAGCGGTATCTGCAACTGCCAATCGCCAGGCCCGCCCTAATCTTGCAACTGCTTATCTTGCGCCACGCGACGGACTGGAACAAGCACTCGTCAAGGTTTGGGAAGAAGCTTTGGGCCTGGAAGGCATTGGCATTGAGGACAACTTCTTTGAACTGGGCGGCCATTCGCTGCTGCTCACACAGACAATCACGCGCATGCGCAAGCTCCTGCCAGTGGAGATTTCGGTGCGCAAACTCTTCGCCCGGCCATCGATTGCGGCAATCGTGGACGAAATCGCCAAAGCTCCAACGCTTGCACCATCAGATCAAGCACCCAGCTTGGTCGCTGTGCCGCGCGAAACTCTTCGGGCGCGTTCGACTCAAAAGCAGGCAAAACCACTGGAATCATTATGA
- a CDS encoding non-ribosomal peptide synthetase: MSHQENNSGNAYALAPMQQGMLFNSLLSEHSGVDIEQIVFELHEVLEILPFVDAWREVIRRHEALRTSFHWEELKTPLQVVHEEVPFPFEHKDWQNIPKEEQTFRLEALISSERCRGFDPGRPPLMRLVLCRSGRSLFHLIWTFSHALLDGRSFTLVIKEVFAIYEMLRQGREPTLASVRPYREYIEWLEQQELSKSEDYWRSQLQGFTATTPLVIDQMNSGIGASGTDYKEHWLRISEPLTTELLQFAAQQNVTLNTLVQGAWALLLGRYSGETDIMFGVTRAGRKSTIEGADSMIGLFINTVPVRVRLAPETNLSSWLQELRGQQIRIREHERTPLIQIQQWSELPGNAPLFESLVVFERATLDSVLRAQDGAWLNRHFRVIDQTSFPLTLFAYGEPELLFKISYNQRRLEPKAVARMGTHLETLLGSMAADPRQKLGTVRLLSKGERQQVLVEWNRTEQDYPTNCCLHEAIEAQAQATPDAIAMVCGDEQLTYRELDMRANQLAQCLQSFKVGPEVLVGVCMEVSLDMVTALLGVLKAGGAYVPLDPDYPKDRLTFMLEDARSPVLLTQQKFADMFPGTQASVVYLDNGRVEPAVGNSHCTEAPSNKVMSDNLAYVLYTSGSTGQPKGVMVTHRNILNFFAGMDQHLKKESGVWLAVTSISFDISVLELFWTLARGFKVVLQKRDENLVTAIARQIARHNVTHFQCTPSMAEMLARDPDARQALRSLRHLLLGGEALSSELVKQLHISGEISNMYGPTETTVWSTTHKVNREESRIPIGRPLANTEIYILDQQLQPVPIGVPGELFIGGAGVVRGYFERNELSAEKFIPNPFKPESAARLFKTGDRARYLADGTIEFLGRLDHQVKLRGFRIEPGEVESTLRQHPGVRECVVVVREFAPRDNRLVAYVVPVAESALTTRSLRELLKQRLPDYMIPSAFVLLDAFPLTPNGKINRRALPTPEHELQPEAIVVPPRSATEKKLVDIWSDVLGRKEIGIHDNFFEQGGHSLLAMQVVSQVRAALDKHFSIVQLYQHPTIHALAKCLISQPATRAVRKIGTDPIRSQKQVRWLRRGMQLRSPAQQAEHAQSRRGNEDLNALSDRPVPKARQASPPPSRPD; encoded by the coding sequence ATGTCTCACCAAGAAAACAATTCCGGAAATGCGTACGCGCTTGCTCCGATGCAGCAAGGAATGCTGTTCAATAGCCTGCTCTCAGAACACTCGGGGGTGGATATTGAGCAAATCGTGTTTGAACTGCACGAAGTTCTCGAGATTCTACCATTTGTAGATGCCTGGAGAGAGGTCATCCGACGCCATGAGGCGCTCCGCACCAGTTTCCATTGGGAAGAGCTCAAAACGCCTTTGCAGGTGGTGCATGAGGAAGTCCCTTTTCCTTTCGAACACAAAGATTGGCAGAACATACCGAAGGAGGAGCAAACTTTCCGGCTTGAAGCCTTAATTAGTTCCGAACGATGCCGTGGTTTTGATCCAGGGAGGCCGCCGTTGATGCGGCTGGTGTTGTGCCGATCAGGCCGGAGTCTGTTTCATCTGATATGGACATTCAGCCATGCCTTGCTCGATGGACGGTCTTTTACGCTGGTGATCAAGGAGGTTTTTGCGATTTATGAAATGCTGCGGCAAGGTCGGGAGCCGACATTGGCTTCAGTGCGGCCCTATCGCGAATACATTGAATGGTTGGAACAACAAGAGCTTTCAAAGAGCGAAGACTACTGGCGGTCACAACTCCAAGGCTTTACAGCGACGACTCCACTGGTGATAGACCAGATGAACAGTGGCATTGGTGCAAGCGGGACGGACTACAAAGAACACTGGCTGCGGATTTCCGAGCCGTTGACAACCGAGCTGCTCCAATTCGCTGCACAACAGAATGTAACGCTGAACACTTTGGTTCAAGGAGCTTGGGCATTGCTGCTCGGCCGGTACAGCGGCGAAACAGATATTATGTTCGGAGTCACGCGCGCAGGCAGGAAGTCCACTATCGAGGGAGCCGACTCCATGATCGGGCTGTTTATAAATACAGTGCCTGTCCGGGTGCGACTGGCACCGGAAACCAACTTGAGTTCATGGCTTCAGGAATTGCGAGGGCAACAAATCAGGATTCGGGAACATGAACGCACCCCGTTGATTCAAATTCAGCAGTGGAGTGAACTGCCGGGCAATGCTCCCCTCTTTGAAAGCCTCGTTGTGTTCGAGCGCGCGACTTTGGATTCCGTGTTGCGCGCTCAGGATGGTGCCTGGTTGAACCGGCATTTCCGTGTGATCGATCAAACCAGTTTTCCACTCACGCTCTTTGCCTACGGAGAACCAGAGCTGTTGTTCAAAATTTCCTATAACCAACGACGCCTCGAGCCTAAGGCAGTGGCACGAATGGGAACTCATCTGGAAACCCTGCTGGGGAGCATGGCGGCTGATCCCCGCCAAAAGCTTGGCACCGTGCGCTTACTATCAAAAGGTGAACGCCAGCAGGTGCTGGTGGAATGGAATCGCACCGAGCAGGATTATCCCACCAACTGCTGTCTGCACGAAGCCATTGAAGCCCAGGCTCAGGCGACTCCGGACGCGATAGCCATGGTATGTGGAGACGAGCAATTGACTTACCGTGAGCTGGATATGCGCGCCAACCAATTGGCACAATGCCTGCAAAGCTTCAAGGTTGGCCCGGAGGTGCTCGTCGGGGTTTGCATGGAGGTGTCCTTGGACATGGTGACGGCTTTGCTGGGCGTGCTCAAGGCAGGAGGGGCCTACGTGCCGCTCGACCCGGATTACCCGAAGGATCGCCTGACATTCATGCTGGAGGATGCACGATCACCGGTTCTCCTTACGCAGCAGAAATTCGCAGATATGTTTCCAGGCACCCAGGCTAGTGTCGTGTACTTGGACAATGGCAGGGTTGAGCCTGCAGTTGGCAATTCACACTGCACCGAAGCCCCAAGCAACAAAGTGATGTCCGATAATCTGGCCTACGTCCTCTACACGTCAGGTTCCACGGGGCAGCCCAAGGGTGTCATGGTCACCCATCGTAATATTCTGAATTTCTTTGCCGGGATGGACCAGCATTTAAAGAAGGAGTCCGGCGTGTGGCTGGCTGTGACGAGCATCTCATTTGATATCTCAGTGCTCGAACTATTTTGGACACTCGCGCGTGGTTTCAAAGTTGTTCTGCAAAAACGCGATGAAAACCTGGTGACAGCGATAGCCCGGCAGATCGCCCGGCACAACGTCACCCACTTCCAGTGTACTCCTTCCATGGCAGAGATGCTGGCGAGGGATCCAGACGCAAGGCAGGCGCTTCGTTCTCTGCGGCACTTGCTGTTGGGCGGGGAGGCCCTTTCGTCGGAACTCGTGAAGCAGCTACACATCTCCGGAGAAATTTCGAACATGTATGGTCCGACCGAGACGACGGTTTGGTCCACCACCCACAAGGTGAACAGGGAGGAAAGCCGCATTCCGATAGGGCGCCCACTTGCCAACACGGAAATCTACATTCTGGATCAGCAATTGCAACCGGTGCCAATCGGGGTTCCGGGAGAACTATTCATCGGCGGCGCAGGCGTGGTGCGGGGGTATTTCGAGCGGAATGAACTGAGCGCAGAAAAGTTTATTCCAAATCCATTCAAGCCCGAATCAGCCGCACGCCTTTTCAAAACCGGAGATCGGGCCCGTTATCTGGCTGACGGCACCATCGAATTTCTGGGGCGACTGGATCATCAAGTGAAGCTGCGAGGCTTCCGCATCGAACCGGGTGAAGTTGAATCGACACTGCGCCAGCATCCAGGAGTCCGGGAATGTGTTGTCGTGGTTCGTGAATTCGCTCCGCGCGATAACCGTTTGGTGGCCTACGTCGTGCCGGTGGCAGAGTCAGCCCTTACGACCCGCAGCCTGCGGGAGCTGTTAAAACAAAGGCTGCCCGATTACATGATTCCCTCCGCCTTCGTGCTGTTGGATGCTTTTCCACTGACACCAAACGGGAAAATAAATCGTCGGGCCCTGCCAACTCCGGAACATGAGTTGCAACCAGAGGCTATCGTTGTACCACCGCGTTCCGCCACCGAAAAAAAGCTGGTGGACATCTGGAGTGACGTGCTCGGTCGGAAGGAAATCGGCATCCATGACAATTTCTTTGAACAAGGCGGGCACTCGCTGCTGGCCATGCAGGTCGTGTCACAAGTGCGCGCCGCGTTGGATAAACATTTTTCCATCGTGCAGTTGTACCAACATCCCACCATCCACGCGCTGGCCAAATGTTTGATCAGTCAGCCGGCGACACGTGCAGTCCGGAAAATTGGCACTGACCCGATCAGGTCACAGAAACAAGTTCGATGGCTCCGCAGGGGCATGCAGCTCCGGTCGCCAGCCCAACAAGCGGAACATGCTCAATCTCGCAGAGGCAACGAAGACCTAAATGCCCTCTCAGACCGCCCCGTCCCGAAGGCGAGGCAAGCGTCGCCGCCTCCGAGTCGGCCCGATTGA